Proteins found in one Paenibacillus borealis genomic segment:
- a CDS encoding CgeB family protein, whose translation MKAVKAKKRNVRPRDYRDGYTEGYRLGLCEAVKRLNSPEVGACRPFKLMYVPQGFQAIDTGITEALRQLVSELIICSPETMLEVASRESPGAVLVMNGLHVFPENHLEQITEIRKLGIPAAIWFVDDPYFTEDTSVICRHYDYVFTHELGCVEFYRSLGVTSVHYLPLCVNPQMFYPRRTGPQYQYDVVFIGNAFRNRTELFDELAPFLRGKKVLIAGGFWERLNTFEELSPFIKSGFIPPEETANYYSGAKLVINIHRPWEGGQDNRNTFQLPSLSINPRTYEISACGTMQLTDIREDLGSHYRPGHDLETFASADELKRKIDYYLKHEQERRKYALRGLQTTLRHHTFTARLPHLLNVLTAQG comes from the coding sequence GTGAAAGCCGTGAAAGCAAAAAAGAGAAACGTGCGTCCGCGGGATTACCGTGACGGTTACACGGAAGGATACCGTCTCGGCTTGTGTGAAGCCGTGAAGCGTCTGAATTCTCCTGAAGTGGGTGCATGCCGGCCATTTAAGCTGATGTATGTTCCACAGGGGTTTCAGGCCATCGACACGGGAATAACAGAAGCGCTGCGGCAGCTGGTCAGTGAGCTAATTATTTGTTCTCCGGAAACCATGCTGGAGGTGGCATCGCGCGAATCACCGGGAGCGGTGCTTGTGATGAACGGGCTGCATGTGTTTCCCGAGAATCATCTGGAACAAATCACGGAAATAAGAAAGCTGGGTATTCCAGCGGCGATCTGGTTTGTCGATGACCCCTATTTTACCGAGGACACATCGGTCATTTGCCGACACTATGATTACGTGTTTACACATGAACTGGGCTGTGTGGAGTTTTACCGTTCGCTGGGCGTGACTTCGGTGCATTATCTTCCGCTGTGCGTCAACCCGCAGATGTTCTACCCGCGCCGTACCGGACCGCAGTATCAATACGATGTTGTGTTTATCGGCAATGCCTTCCGCAACCGGACGGAGCTGTTCGATGAGCTGGCTCCGTTCCTCCGCGGGAAGAAGGTGCTGATCGCCGGCGGCTTCTGGGAACGGCTGAACACCTTCGAAGAATTGTCTCCATTCATCAAAAGCGGCTTCATCCCTCCCGAGGAAACAGCCAATTATTACAGCGGTGCCAAGCTTGTCATTAATATTCACCGTCCCTGGGAAGGCGGGCAGGACAACCGGAATACCTTCCAGCTGCCGTCCCTCTCCATTAACCCCCGGACCTACGAGATCAGTGCCTGCGGAACGATGCAGCTGACCGACATCCGCGAGGACCTGGGCAGCCACTACCGTCCGGGTCATGATCTGGAGACCTTTGCTTCTGCCGACGAGCTGAAACGCAAAATTGACTATTACCTGAAGCATGAGCAGGAGCGCCGCAAGTATGCGCTGCGGGGGCTGCAGACTACACTGCGCCACCACACTTTTACCGCCCGGCTGCCTCATTTACTAAATGTTCTTACTGCACAAGGGTGA
- a CDS encoding aspartyl-phosphate phosphatase Spo0E family protein — MGNDEYKDKIEQARQELNKLALEHGMQDVRVLRQSVKLDALLNEYSDCNTEKDDQLY, encoded by the coding sequence ATGGGTAATGATGAATACAAGGACAAGATTGAACAGGCAAGGCAGGAACTGAACAAACTAGCCCTGGAACACGGGATGCAGGATGTAAGGGTGCTTCGCCAATCGGTGAAGCTGGATGCGCTCCTAAATGAGTACAGTGATTGCAATACAGAGAAGGACGACCAGCTTTATTAG
- a CDS encoding AAA family ATPase: MNSIYGPMLYLRHVDLLREQVPSFDTYPFNLPVVQALERIAFQKQVTFLVGENGTGKSTVLEGIAAAWGFNPEGGTLNFSFNTRASHSSLYEYLRIAKGVKRPKDGFFLRAESYYNVATYIDELDEEPVAGSERFIKDSYGGNSLHEQSHGESFFSTFVHRFGGQGIYILDEPEAALSPLRQMSLLVRMHELAEQNSQFIIATHSPILMSYPGADIFLLEGEHITPVALEDTDHYTVTRAFMTDREKMLRELLGDDYPPDT; this comes from the coding sequence ATGAATTCGATATATGGCCCGATGCTCTATCTCCGCCATGTAGACCTGCTGCGTGAACAGGTGCCTTCATTTGATACCTATCCGTTTAATCTGCCGGTGGTGCAGGCTTTGGAGCGGATTGCTTTTCAGAAGCAGGTCACATTTCTTGTAGGGGAGAACGGAACCGGGAAATCGACTGTACTGGAGGGCATCGCTGCTGCCTGGGGATTTAATCCGGAAGGCGGGACGCTGAACTTCTCGTTCAATACCCGCGCCTCGCATTCGAGTCTCTATGAATACCTGAGGATTGCCAAAGGGGTCAAGCGGCCGAAGGACGGCTTCTTCCTGCGTGCGGAGAGCTACTACAATGTGGCTACTTATATCGATGAGCTGGACGAGGAGCCCGTGGCGGGCTCGGAACGTTTTATCAAAGACTCCTACGGCGGTAATTCTCTGCATGAGCAGTCTCATGGAGAATCCTTTTTCTCAACTTTCGTCCACCGCTTCGGAGGGCAGGGCATCTATATTCTGGACGAGCCGGAAGCGGCTCTGTCCCCGCTGCGGCAGATGTCGCTGCTGGTGCGCATGCATGAGCTGGCAGAGCAGAACTCCCAGTTCATCATCGCCACCCACTCACCGATTCTGATGTCTTACCCGGGTGCGGATATCTTCCTGCTGGAGGGAGAGCACATCACACCAGTGGCTCTTGAAGACACGGATCACTATACGGTTACTCGAGCCTTCATGACCGACCGGGAGAAGATGCTCCGTGAGCTGCTGGGTGATGATTATCCACCCGACACATAA